One genomic segment of Paenibacillus sp. FSL H8-0332 includes these proteins:
- a CDS encoding stalk domain-containing protein — translation MNLKKVILVAVLAVSQSIAAVPAWAAPVSTESATPQSVNAAANTADTQLQPESTDPLPPLVTEPPAGTVMPTPTPVPAVVVPTATPAPGVTETPIPAATVAPGATIAPVDGTVPTDAVMPTATPLTDSPVTPSMTNSAAGGGQLILMMNSNKMFRNGTPYTANQPMAVKNGVSYVSIRAMVEMVGVAFTYDAKTKEVIVTKGTSIMRFKTDSKIYTVDGTKVTMKGPAYQFKGTFMIPLTSITSALKIPYTVDNVQKRVILTLNTKPTASFTVQPKEIYAGETTVNYVTTSSSPNGSPIVEELWSGNKMDVYDQPGFYTVTYSVRDANNLWSDPYPVTIQVLQPNQPPVAQFTTDKEEYKMGEPVILTDTSYDPENEELTATWNNRSLAYFTPGPLSIQLTVTDKRGLSSTFEKMITITNEQLYTQDEVTKLFTIPGDIISMDGGMIPALPNLPYTLSSEGYTLIRSNSPETVQTEGVLYRENSVGNTRFLVHHMNNMATRQKLYVIATNNNLYPTTINIQYLGIAGPVTSPEYTGKVSMEKYFNSMVTGLAESQITLQPGQSLPIMTDLNKVAMKPKDVMSLSADLFSDLPVQYNVVMVEQSKDPVAELPYLPILDIDGVHTRGTFPDSTRIMNVTDLVGTTQSKLLLGDNIMDKNLDGIDPMKGTYVSNAGNFGVLYKIVLDRVAANTLITFNPRGGPYLGPLIVNGTMVNLPNKGVIGKTSDTNAVVYRTGEYEGRVEIVFSVASGSNLPVNFVFTPLPAKK, via the coding sequence ATGAATTTGAAAAAAGTAATTTTAGTGGCAGTATTGGCTGTATCGCAATCCATTGCAGCCGTGCCGGCTTGGGCCGCGCCTGTCAGCACAGAGAGTGCAACACCTCAGAGCGTTAACGCAGCGGCAAACACCGCTGACACACAGCTTCAGCCCGAGTCAACTGATCCGCTGCCGCCGCTTGTTACCGAGCCGCCGGCAGGCACAGTAATGCCAACCCCAACTCCGGTTCCGGCCGTAGTTGTTCCGACAGCAACTCCAGCTCCGGGAGTAACGGAAACACCGATTCCGGCGGCTACTGTAGCTCCTGGGGCTACTATTGCTCCTGTGGACGGTACTGTGCCGACTGATGCCGTTATGCCTACGGCTACTCCGTTAACAGATTCGCCTGTAACCCCAAGCATGACTAACTCTGCTGCAGGGGGAGGCCAGCTTATCCTGATGATGAACAGCAACAAGATGTTCAGAAATGGTACCCCGTACACTGCCAATCAGCCAATGGCTGTCAAGAATGGTGTCTCGTATGTATCCATTCGGGCAATGGTGGAGATGGTCGGCGTTGCCTTCACGTATGACGCCAAGACCAAAGAGGTTATTGTGACCAAGGGCACGAGCATTATGCGGTTCAAGACGGACAGCAAGATATACACAGTCGATGGTACCAAGGTTACCATGAAGGGTCCTGCTTACCAGTTCAAAGGCACCTTCATGATTCCGTTAACCTCTATAACCTCTGCACTCAAAATTCCCTACACCGTTGACAATGTTCAGAAGCGGGTTATTCTTACGCTGAATACGAAGCCGACAGCATCCTTCACCGTTCAGCCTAAGGAAATCTATGCCGGTGAGACTACAGTGAATTATGTGACTACCAGTTCTTCACCGAACGGTTCTCCTATTGTTGAAGAGCTGTGGAGCGGCAATAAGATGGATGTATACGATCAACCGGGATTCTATACGGTTACTTACTCTGTGCGTGATGCGAACAACCTGTGGAGTGATCCTTACCCGGTAACGATCCAGGTATTGCAGCCTAACCAGCCGCCAGTAGCCCAATTCACAACAGATAAAGAAGAATACAAAATGGGTGAGCCGGTAATCCTGACCGATACCAGCTATGATCCTGAGAATGAAGAGCTGACCGCTACCTGGAACAATCGTTCCCTGGCGTATTTCACCCCGGGACCGCTGTCCATTCAGCTTACGGTTACGGACAAGCGCGGTCTTAGCAGTACTTTTGAGAAGATGATTACAATCACCAATGAACAACTGTATACACAAGATGAAGTAACGAAGCTGTTCACCATTCCGGGGGATATCATCAGTATGGACGGCGGGATGATCCCGGCGCTCCCTAACCTGCCGTATACGCTGTCGTCCGAAGGCTACACCCTGATCCGCAGCAACAGCCCGGAGACCGTTCAGACGGAAGGTGTACTGTACCGGGAGAATTCAGTGGGCAATACGCGCTTCCTGGTGCATCATATGAACAATATGGCTACCAGACAGAAGCTCTATGTGATTGCAACGAATAACAACCTGTATCCGACAACCATTAACATCCAATATCTAGGAATTGCCGGACCGGTGACCTCACCGGAATATACAGGAAAAGTATCGATGGAGAAATACTTCAATTCCATGGTTACCGGCTTGGCCGAATCGCAAATTACCCTGCAGCCTGGGCAAAGTCTTCCGATTATGACAGACCTGAACAAAGTCGCCATGAAGCCCAAAGACGTAATGTCGCTGAGCGCAGACCTGTTCAGTGATCTGCCGGTTCAGTATAACGTAGTTATGGTGGAGCAGAGCAAAGATCCTGTCGCCGAGCTGCCTTATCTGCCGATTCTTGACATTGACGGCGTGCATACCCGGGGAACATTCCCTGATTCTACCCGCATCATGAACGTGACCGATCTGGTGGGTACCACGCAAAGCAAGCTGCTTCTGGGCGATAATATAATGGACAAAAACCTGGACGGCATTGATCCAATGAAGGGAACATATGTTTCCAATGCCGGTAACTTCGGGGTACTGTACAAAATCGTACTGGACCGTGTTGCAGCAAACACGCTGATCACCTTCAACCCGCGCGGGGGTCCTTATCTGGGACCGTTGATTGTAAACGGCACAATGGTGAACCTTCCAAATAAGGGGGTAATAGGAAAAACATCAGATACGAACGCTGTAGTCTACCGTACCGGAGAGTATGAAGGGCGCGTGGAGATTGTGTTCTCCGTCGCTTCCGGCAGCAACCTGCCCGTTAACTTTGTCTTTACCCCGCTTCCAGCGAAAAAATAA
- the yidD gene encoding membrane protein insertion efficiency factor YidD — protein MATLRRTVQAPIRVYRKFISPLKPATCRFYPTCSAYALEAIEVHGPLKGSWLAARRIARCHPFHPGGLDPVPPRKEQPSGDKPLHTT, from the coding sequence ATGGCTACCTTACGAAGAACGGTACAGGCCCCTATCCGGGTCTACCGCAAGTTCATTTCGCCGCTGAAGCCTGCAACCTGCCGGTTCTACCCGACCTGTTCGGCATACGCGCTGGAAGCCATTGAGGTCCATGGACCGCTTAAGGGTTCTTGGCTCGCTGCCAGGCGGATTGCCCGCTGTCATCCCTTCCATCCGGGAGGCCTTGACCCGGTGCCGCCGCGCAAAGAGCAGCCATCTGGGGACAAGCCGCTGCATACGACTTGA
- a CDS encoding sensor histidine kinase: MNLRYKLFTAFLGLIIIPLFILGMIMFFVTYNSIEKKYSQQSEYSLKAISYSISNVFKDMDNVTDNGIATSVFHMALSADDPSKQDLTDAEQLSLNASQRNFRSLLYNHPSISYAFLYNFNGKGSSEIVSVFNKENFRTLPYDKFKGSELYQEVMKLNGVPKWLAPHEYPELTGTEAVFTQIRLVKELSFFQNIGILVVQIKNWEFESIFRNLKIGGTNQKVSFMLVNDDGMILLDPDRKLDGQDFRDFTTKDMIFKPGFQSFKTQFGGEKSILSVYHLKEYPWSLVSITSWDTLSHEVTVFARWFVVVMFLCLLGAVIFNLFFMNRITGGIAVIVRFMRRVEDGDLTTRVEEKGNDEMTLLARGFNDLMDKINMLFNRVHVEQQRKNQAEMRVLQAQIKPHFLFNTLESINVLAVQNEGRKVSEMVYRLASILRISIQDKDEITLEEEVKHLRNYLDIQKFRFEDLFDYELEIPAELLNCGILKLTLQPLVENSIQHGFEGIGYKGLVSVKVWETQGNLILRIQDNGIGMTPSQLSMFQYMVNDTAEQKPEDKPGQGIHLERRGLGVRSVADRIRIEYGDRYGIFICASPGEGTIIQCVIPKYGQGEDHYAKSIIG, translated from the coding sequence ATGAATCTGCGCTACAAATTGTTTACGGCATTCTTAGGCCTGATTATCATTCCGCTGTTCATTCTTGGCATGATTATGTTCTTCGTGACTTATAATTCCATTGAGAAGAAATACAGCCAGCAGTCCGAATATTCGCTCAAAGCGATCAGCTACAGCATTTCTAATGTCTTCAAGGATATGGATAATGTGACTGACAACGGAATTGCCACCTCGGTATTTCATATGGCGCTCAGCGCGGATGATCCCTCCAAGCAGGATTTAACCGATGCTGAGCAGCTCAGCCTGAATGCGAGCCAGCGCAATTTCCGGAGTCTGCTCTATAATCATCCGTCGATCAGCTATGCTTTCCTGTATAATTTCAACGGGAAAGGCAGCTCGGAGATTGTATCCGTCTTCAACAAGGAGAACTTCCGCACGCTGCCCTATGATAAGTTCAAAGGCAGCGAGCTTTATCAGGAGGTGATGAAGCTGAACGGGGTTCCGAAGTGGCTGGCCCCGCATGAGTACCCTGAACTGACCGGGACGGAGGCTGTATTTACGCAAATCCGGCTGGTTAAGGAACTTAGCTTCTTTCAGAATATCGGCATTCTGGTTGTTCAGATCAAGAACTGGGAGTTTGAGTCGATTTTTCGCAATCTTAAGATTGGGGGCACAAACCAGAAGGTGTCCTTCATGCTGGTTAACGATGACGGGATGATTCTGCTGGACCCGGACAGGAAGCTGGACGGACAGGATTTCCGTGACTTCACGACGAAGGATATGATCTTCAAGCCTGGTTTTCAGAGCTTCAAGACACAGTTTGGCGGCGAGAAAAGCATTCTGTCGGTCTACCATCTCAAGGAGTATCCCTGGAGTCTCGTCTCCATCACTTCTTGGGATACTTTGTCTCATGAGGTAACGGTGTTTGCCCGCTGGTTCGTCGTTGTGATGTTCCTGTGCCTGCTGGGGGCGGTCATTTTCAATCTGTTCTTCATGAACCGGATAACAGGCGGGATTGCTGTGATTGTGCGCTTCATGCGCCGGGTGGAGGACGGAGACCTCACTACCCGCGTCGAGGAGAAGGGCAACGATGAGATGACGCTGCTGGCCAGAGGCTTCAATGATCTTATGGACAAAATCAATATGCTGTTCAACCGGGTTCATGTGGAGCAGCAGCGCAAGAATCAGGCGGAAATGCGTGTGCTGCAGGCGCAGATCAAGCCGCATTTTCTGTTCAATACCCTGGAGTCGATCAATGTGCTGGCTGTGCAGAATGAAGGCCGTAAGGTCAGTGAGATGGTATACCGGCTGGCTAGCATCCTGCGGATCAGCATTCAGGACAAGGATGAGATTACGCTGGAGGAAGAGGTTAAGCATCTGCGCAATTATCTGGACATCCAGAAATTCCGGTTCGAGGACCTGTTCGATTATGAGCTTGAAATTCCGGCAGAGCTGCTGAATTGCGGGATTCTGAAGCTTACGCTCCAGCCGCTGGTAGAGAACAGCATTCAGCATGGTTTTGAGGGGATCGGGTATAAGGGTCTGGTGAGCGTTAAGGTTTGGGAGACCCAAGGTAATCTGATTCTGCGGATTCAGGACAACGGGATCGGCATGACTCCGTCCCAACTGTCCATGTTTCAATATATGGTGAACGATACGGCAGAACAGAAGCCGGAGGATAAGCCGGGTCAGGGCATACATCTCGAACGGCGGGGGCTTGGAGTCCGCAGTGTAGCAGACCGCATACGTATAGAATATGGCGACCGGTACGGGATTTTCATATGTGCAAGTCCGGGTGAAGGAACGATCATCCAGTGCGTCATTCCGAAATACGGGCAGGGGGAAGATCATTATGCTAAAAGTATTATTGGTTGA
- a CDS encoding zinc ABC transporter substrate-binding protein — MVTKHLQKGLLLAAVLLLTLALTACGPKSSGSIVEGKVNVMTTFYPIYEFTAEIGGDDTNVINLLPVGVEPHDWTPRSQDIISTSKAQLFLYNGAGLEGWVPNFLKSLDGDSKTKAVEVSQGVKLITTDEDDGHDHGHEGEEAEADGHGDSLHTDPHTWVSPKSALVMAKNIKDSLQAVDPAHTAGYEERYQKLADRLSALDLKFTEELGKLPNKEIVVSHQAFSYLARDYGLSQHAIMGLSPDAEPRGQDLVKLAALVKAEGIRYIFFEELVSDKLAKTLANETGVSTMVLNPVEGLTEAQQKNGDNYFTLMEKNLQNLILALQ, encoded by the coding sequence ATGGTAACAAAACACTTGCAAAAAGGGCTGTTGCTCGCCGCTGTCCTGCTGCTCACGCTTGCGCTGACCGCATGCGGACCGAAGAGCAGCGGAAGCATTGTTGAAGGAAAAGTGAACGTTATGACTACTTTTTATCCTATATATGAATTCACTGCCGAAATCGGCGGCGACGATACCAATGTGATCAACCTGCTTCCTGTAGGGGTAGAGCCGCATGACTGGACACCGCGCAGCCAGGATATCATAAGTACCTCCAAGGCGCAGCTGTTCCTCTATAACGGAGCCGGGCTGGAGGGCTGGGTCCCCAATTTCCTCAAGAGCCTCGATGGTGACAGTAAGACCAAGGCTGTAGAGGTTAGCCAAGGGGTGAAGCTGATTACAACGGACGAAGATGATGGGCATGATCACGGCCATGAAGGTGAAGAAGCTGAAGCAGACGGTCATGGCGACAGCCTGCACACAGACCCGCATACCTGGGTAAGCCCGAAGTCGGCGCTTGTGATGGCCAAGAATATCAAAGATAGTCTTCAAGCCGTTGATCCTGCGCATACCGCAGGTTATGAAGAACGTTATCAGAAGCTAGCGGACCGCCTGAGTGCGTTGGATCTGAAGTTCACTGAAGAGCTGGGCAAACTGCCTAACAAGGAGATTGTCGTATCTCATCAGGCCTTCTCGTATCTGGCGCGTGACTATGGCCTGTCGCAGCATGCGATTATGGGCCTGTCGCCGGATGCTGAGCCGCGCGGGCAGGATCTGGTGAAGCTGGCGGCGCTGGTTAAGGCAGAGGGCATCCGTTATATTTTCTTCGAGGAGCTTGTATCTGATAAGCTGGCTAAGACACTGGCAAATGAGACCGGTGTATCCACGATGGTGCTGAATCCGGTAGAAGGATTGACCGAGGCCCAGCAGAAGAATGGGGACAACTATTTCACATTAATGGAGAAAAATTTGCAAAATCTCATTCTGGCCTTACAATAA
- a CDS encoding sugar ABC transporter permease, with amino-acid sequence MNKALRNPLVFILFVIPALILFIMFFIYPIFSSIYYSFTSWNGVSDTVKYAGVNNFKKALGDERFWVSVKNNGWFILFSVGIQVPLIVFFSLLIANVKKLKGLYKTAVFMPSIMSTAVIGILWGFIYEPNIGLFNKVLGLVGIEPVYWLSDERFAMLSILITNAWQWTGFYIVMVLAAILSIPGELDEAAAIDGATGFQRATRITLPLIVPIISVVIMLSIAGAMKAADIVIVMTKGGPAGSTEVMATYMIKYAITNFKYGYGNTIAVLIFLFTLVVTALYQLVFARRTERIEY; translated from the coding sequence ATGAATAAGGCACTGAGAAATCCTCTGGTGTTCATTCTGTTCGTTATTCCGGCACTGATTCTGTTCATTATGTTCTTCATCTATCCGATCTTCAGCTCGATCTACTATAGCTTCACGAGTTGGAATGGTGTATCCGATACGGTCAAATATGCCGGAGTTAACAACTTCAAGAAAGCCCTGGGCGATGAACGCTTCTGGGTTTCTGTGAAAAATAACGGCTGGTTCATTCTGTTCTCTGTAGGCATACAGGTGCCGCTGATAGTGTTCTTCTCCTTACTGATTGCGAATGTGAAGAAGCTGAAGGGGCTGTACAAGACGGCGGTATTCATGCCATCCATTATGTCTACCGCAGTAATCGGCATTCTCTGGGGCTTCATCTACGAGCCGAACATCGGACTGTTCAACAAAGTGTTAGGCCTGGTCGGCATTGAGCCGGTCTACTGGCTGTCGGACGAACGGTTCGCCATGCTGTCGATTCTGATTACGAATGCCTGGCAGTGGACCGGATTCTATATTGTAATGGTGCTGGCGGCGATTCTCTCTATACCCGGTGAGCTGGATGAAGCAGCGGCCATCGATGGCGCTACGGGGTTCCAGCGGGCTACACGCATCACCCTGCCGCTGATCGTACCGATCATTTCGGTCGTGATTATGCTCTCGATTGCCGGAGCGATGAAGGCTGCCGATATCGTCATAGTAATGACTAAGGGCGGTCCGGCCGGTTCAACAGAGGTTATGGCCACCTATATGATCAAGTATGCGATTACCAACTTCAAATACGGGTACGGCAATACGATCGCCGTTCTGATCTTCTTGTTCACGCTCGTGGTAACCGCCCTCTACCAGCTGGTGTTTGCCCGCCGTACGGAAAGGATTGAATACTGA
- the metG gene encoding methionine--tRNA ligase: MSENKTFYLTTPIYYPSDKLHIGHAYSTVAGDAMARYKRLRGYEVRYLTGTDEHGQKIEEKAGKAGKTPQEFVDGIVVGIKDLWKKLDISNDDFIRTTEERHKKVVADIFDRLLKQGDIYKGEYEGWYCISDETFYTETQLVDIERDADGKITGGKSPDSGHPVELVKEESYFFRMSKYADRLLKFYEENPEFILPESRKNEMINNFIKPGLEDLAVSRTTFDWGVKVKGDEKHVVYVWIDALTNYITALGYGSEDRSLYEKYWPADVHIVGKEIVRFHTIYWPIILMALGEPLPKKVFAHGWLLMKDGKMSKSKGNVVDPVTLIDRYGLDALRYYLLREVPFGSDGTFTPESFVDRINYDLANDLGNLLNRTGAMVEKYFGGELPAYAGQVTAFDGELEAMVQSTYAKVEEAMEKMEFSVALTAIGSLISRTNKYIDETQPWVLAKDESRSGELASVMRHLVEGLRTASILLQPFLTGAPAKIWEQLGIQPGELTTWESGRSFGLIPAGTRLAKGDPIFPRLDVAQEVAYIAEAMGAGKPAAAAVTPEAAAADPEEEEHKEEIGIDDFAKAELRVAQVIACEPVKKADKLLKLQLDLGYEQRQVVSGIAKFYTPEELVGRKVICIVNLKPVKLRGELSQGMILAASKGEQLTIATVPDSMPNGAIVK, encoded by the coding sequence ATGAGTGAGAACAAAACTTTTTATCTAACAACACCGATCTATTATCCGAGCGACAAGCTGCATATCGGGCATGCGTATTCAACGGTAGCCGGTGATGCGATGGCCCGTTACAAGCGGCTGCGCGGCTATGAGGTGCGCTATCTGACGGGGACGGACGAGCATGGGCAGAAGATTGAAGAGAAGGCCGGGAAGGCAGGCAAGACCCCTCAGGAGTTCGTGGACGGGATTGTGGTAGGCATTAAGGATCTGTGGAAGAAGCTGGACATCTCCAATGATGACTTCATCCGTACCACGGAGGAGCGCCATAAGAAGGTGGTTGCGGATATTTTTGACCGCCTGCTGAAGCAGGGCGATATCTACAAAGGAGAATACGAAGGCTGGTACTGTATTTCGGATGAGACCTTCTACACCGAGACCCAGCTGGTGGATATTGAACGCGATGCTGACGGCAAGATTACCGGAGGAAAAAGTCCGGACAGCGGACATCCGGTGGAGCTGGTTAAGGAGGAGAGCTACTTCTTCCGCATGAGCAAGTATGCTGACCGCCTGCTGAAGTTCTACGAGGAGAACCCGGAGTTTATCCTGCCGGAATCCCGTAAGAACGAGATGATTAACAACTTCATTAAGCCGGGTCTGGAGGATCTCGCTGTATCCCGTACGACTTTTGACTGGGGTGTTAAGGTAAAAGGGGACGAGAAGCATGTAGTGTATGTATGGATCGATGCGCTTACCAACTACATTACGGCCCTTGGCTATGGCTCGGAGGACCGCAGTCTGTACGAGAAGTACTGGCCTGCGGATGTGCACATCGTCGGGAAGGAAATTGTCCGCTTCCATACGATCTACTGGCCGATCATTCTGATGGCGCTCGGCGAACCGTTGCCGAAGAAGGTCTTCGCCCATGGCTGGCTGCTGATGAAGGACGGCAAGATGTCCAAATCCAAAGGCAATGTGGTCGATCCGGTGACGCTGATTGACCGCTATGGCCTGGATGCCCTGCGCTATTATCTGCTGCGCGAGGTTCCCTTCGGCTCGGACGGAACCTTCACGCCGGAGAGCTTCGTGGACCGGATTAACTATGATCTGGCCAATGACCTTGGCAACCTGCTGAACCGGACCGGCGCGATGGTGGAGAAATACTTCGGCGGTGAGCTTCCGGCTTACGCAGGTCAGGTTACCGCATTTGACGGCGAGCTTGAGGCGATGGTGCAGAGCACTTACGCCAAGGTGGAAGAGGCGATGGAGAAGATGGAATTCTCCGTAGCCCTGACCGCCATCGGCTCGCTGATCAGCCGGACGAACAAATACATTGACGAGACCCAGCCTTGGGTACTCGCCAAGGACGAGAGCCGCAGCGGGGAGCTGGCTTCGGTGATGCGGCATCTGGTCGAGGGACTGCGCACCGCGTCCATCCTGCTCCAGCCGTTCCTGACCGGCGCTCCGGCGAAGATCTGGGAGCAGCTGGGCATTCAGCCGGGCGAGCTGACCACCTGGGAGAGCGGCAGATCCTTCGGCCTGATTCCAGCGGGAACCCGGCTTGCGAAGGGCGACCCGATCTTCCCGCGCCTGGATGTGGCGCAGGAGGTGGCGTACATCGCCGAAGCGATGGGAGCCGGGAAGCCTGCAGCAGCTGCTGTGACTCCGGAAGCGGCGGCTGCCGATCCGGAGGAAGAGGAGCATAAGGAAGAAATCGGCATCGACGATTTCGCCAAGGCGGAGCTGCGCGTAGCCCAGGTCATCGCCTGCGAGCCGGTGAAGAAGGCGGATAAGCTGCTGAAGCTGCAGCTGGATCTTGGCTATGAGCAGCGCCAGGTGGTATCCGGCATTGCGAAGTTCTACACACCGGAGGAGCTGGTGGGCCGCAAGGTGATCTGCATTGTGAACCTGAAGCCGGTGAAGCTGCGCGGGGAGCTGTCTCAAGGTATGATCCTGGCCGCCTCCAAGGGAGAGCAGCTGACTATAGCTACCGTACCGGACAGCATGCCGAACGGAGCAATTGTGAAATAA
- a CDS encoding carbohydrate ABC transporter permease — protein sequence MPRLLKKSLPHIALLGYLLIVLFPFLFVLFSSVKKDNNAIALHPFGIPKSFEWSNYVEAWVNAKISTYFFNSLYISILASVVSILLASMFAFAVTRMRQGKWNKILFSLVLIGMLIPNNALMLPIYTIVRKLHILNTHWALIIPYIANAIPFTIIILAAFMRSLPSEIEEAAVMDGLKAPGIFARIIVPLTVPAMVTVFIVNFLGNWNEFLLANYFLSNDELRTLPVGMVQFRDQYQMNYAQMSAGIVFSVVPVIVIYAVLQEKIIEGVTAGSVKG from the coding sequence ATGCCGCGCCTGCTGAAGAAAAGTCTGCCGCACATCGCCTTGCTGGGGTATCTGTTAATTGTGCTGTTCCCGTTCCTCTTCGTCCTCTTCTCCTCGGTGAAGAAGGATAACAATGCGATTGCCCTCCATCCCTTCGGCATTCCGAAGAGCTTCGAATGGTCCAACTATGTGGAAGCTTGGGTGAATGCCAAGATCAGCACTTATTTTTTCAACAGCTTATATATTTCGATTCTTGCTTCTGTGGTATCTATTCTGCTGGCGTCTATGTTCGCCTTCGCGGTCACGCGGATGCGCCAGGGGAAGTGGAATAAGATTCTGTTCTCGCTGGTTCTGATCGGGATGCTGATTCCGAACAACGCGCTGATGCTGCCTATCTACACGATTGTCCGCAAGCTGCATATTCTGAATACCCACTGGGCGCTCATTATTCCTTATATTGCCAATGCGATCCCGTTCACGATCATTATTCTGGCGGCCTTCATGCGTTCGCTGCCCAGTGAAATTGAAGAAGCGGCGGTCATGGATGGCTTGAAGGCTCCGGGCATCTTTGCTAGAATTATTGTACCTTTGACAGTTCCGGCGATGGTTACTGTATTCATTGTTAATTTCCTGGGAAATTGGAATGAATTCCTGCTGGCTAACTATTTCCTCTCCAATGACGAGCTGCGTACGCTCCCTGTGGGGATGGTTCAGTTCCGCGATCAGTACCAGATGAATTACGCACAGATGTCAGCGGGGATTGTCTTCAGTGTGGTTCCGGTCATAGTGATCTATGCGGTTCTGCAGGAGAAGATTATTGAAGGCGTTACCGCAGGCAGTGTAAAAGGATAA
- a CDS encoding response regulator, giving the protein MLKVLLVDDEAPILNNLNRVLPWQDMGMEVAGMARSGIEALRMAEEQPPDLVLCDIRMPVMDGLVFIGKLREMGLESEVLLLSGYQEFDYAREAIRLGVKEYICKPIHYGELGDKVREIGARIRSRQYKDKLYNSIPLFQEVPAAEDTVKKTPEQLMNQAVQHITERLNADLGIDEVANRIGISSSYFCLLFKNQFAMTFVEYITQQRIEAAKFMLSSSDKSITVISSGVGYQERRYFTKVFLKQTGMTPKEYRSKYRTVDARP; this is encoded by the coding sequence ATGCTAAAAGTATTATTGGTTGACGATGAGGCGCCTATTCTGAATAATCTCAACAGAGTTCTTCCCTGGCAGGACATGGGGATGGAGGTTGCGGGGATGGCCCGCAGCGGAATAGAAGCTCTGCGCATGGCCGAGGAGCAGCCGCCGGATCTGGTGCTCTGCGATATCCGTATGCCGGTGATGGATGGCCTGGTGTTCATCGGGAAGCTGCGGGAGATGGGGCTGGAGAGTGAAGTGCTGCTGCTCAGCGGCTATCAGGAATTCGATTATGCTCGTGAAGCGATCCGTCTGGGTGTGAAGGAGTACATCTGTAAGCCGATCCACTACGGGGAGCTGGGTGACAAGGTGCGGGAGATCGGTGCCCGTATCCGCAGCAGGCAGTACAAGGATAAGTTGTATAACAGCATTCCATTGTTTCAGGAAGTGCCAGCGGCTGAGGATACCGTCAAAAAAACACCGGAGCAGCTCATGAATCAAGCCGTACAACACATTACTGAGCGCCTGAATGCTGACCTGGGCATCGACGAGGTGGCGAACAGGATCGGCATCAGCAGCAGTTATTTCTGCCTGTTGTTCAAAAACCAATTTGCGATGACCTTCGTGGAGTATATCACGCAGCAGCGGATTGAAGCTGCCAAGTTCATGCTATCAAGCAGCGATAAGAGCATCACTGTCATCAGCTCCGGGGTCGGCTATCAGGAACGCCGTTATTTCACCAAGGTGTTCCTGAAGCAGACGGGAATGACCCCCAAGGAATACCGCAGCAAGTACCGGACGGTCGACGCCCGTCCTTAG
- a CDS encoding Fur family transcriptional regulator, with protein sequence MLSTDQILEAMSGQGLRITDQRKTLAKLFGENTGYLSAKDVYEHMGRKYSGLSFDTVYRNLRVMEELGVLEQIVFEEGVKFKASCSQDHHHHHMICLQCMKTYPIQFCPMNLTDPPDQFRVVKHKFEVFGYCKDCEQGREEEPAGAARSKEGR encoded by the coding sequence ATGCTGTCGACAGATCAAATCCTGGAAGCCATGTCGGGGCAGGGGCTGCGAATCACCGATCAGCGCAAGACGCTTGCCAAATTATTCGGCGAGAATACGGGATACTTGTCTGCGAAGGATGTATATGAGCATATGGGCCGCAAGTACAGCGGGCTGAGCTTCGATACAGTCTACCGTAACCTGCGCGTTATGGAGGAGCTGGGGGTACTGGAGCAGATTGTATTTGAAGAAGGCGTCAAATTCAAGGCAAGCTGCAGTCAGGATCACCATCATCACCATATGATTTGTCTGCAGTGTATGAAGACGTACCCCATTCAATTCTGCCCGATGAATCTAACCGATCCGCCGGATCAGTTCCGCGTGGTCAAGCATAAATTCGAGGTATTCGGCTACTGCAAGGATTGTGAGCAGGGAAGAGAAGAAGAGCCGGCCGGGGCTGCCCGCAGCAAAGAGGGACGCTGA